In one window of Nicotiana tabacum cultivar K326 chromosome 12, ASM71507v2, whole genome shotgun sequence DNA:
- the LOC107781502 gene encoding uncharacterized protein LOC107781502 isoform X2, producing MKFLLGQVISISTFTILAFNLKKSFTFRDGARGPTTGSAEFSNICSNSIFMDNLDGKPEVLLDPNTFSEDGTVALSICAISEDAKYLAYGISSSGSDWVIIKVMRVQDKCDEPDTISWVKFSKVSWTRDSKGFFYSRYPAPKNGENLDAGRETNVNLHHQVYYHFLGTDQSNDILCWKDTENPKHRHMASVTEDGKYVLLYTFRNCDTVNKLHYCDLSTLPNGIEGYKGRSDALPFNKLVDHFDASYDYVAHNNSIFTFLTNKNAPKYKLVRVDVQKPDFWFDIIDEDEKDVLQSAVAVNGNQLIVSYLRDVKNVLQLRDLETGVLLHHLPIDIGRVSGVSARRKDNSVFIGFMNFLIPGLIYECNLKGEVPDLKVFREIVVPGFDRTEFQVNQVFVPSKDGVKIPMFIVSRKNISLDGSNPCLLFGYGGFNVSLTPSFSAARVVLAKHLGVVFCIANIRGGGEYGEEWYKAGALSRKQNCFDDFISAAEYLVTSGYTQPHKLCIEGGSNGGLLVGACVNQRPDLFGCALAHVGVMDMLRFHKFTIGHAWTSDFGCSDKEEEFQWLIKYSPLHNVRRPWEQFAIKAYQYPSIMLLTADHDDRVVPLHSLKLLATMQYVLCTSVAKSPQTNPIIGRIERKAGHGCGRPTQKLIDEAADRYAFMAKELGASWFE from the exons ATGAAATTCCTTTTAGGGCAGGTGATAAGTATTTCTACTTTCACAATTCTGGCCTTCAACCTCAAAAAGTCCTTTACGTTCAG GGACGGAGCTAGAGGCCCAACTACGGGTTCAGCTGAATTCAGTAACATTTGCTCAAACAGTATATTTATG GATAATTTGGATGGAAAACCAGAGGTATTGCTTGATCCAAACACATTTAGTGAGGATGGCACAGTTGCATTAAGTATATGTGCAATTAGTGAGGATGCTAAGTATTTGGCATATGGTATCAGTTCAAGTGGTAGTGATTGGGTGATAATTAAAGTTATGAGGGTGCAGGATAAGTGTGACGAGCCTGATACAATTTCTTGG GTTAAGTTCTCAAAAGTCAGCTGGACTCGAGATAGTAAAGGATTTTTCTACAGCCGTTATCCAGCTCCCAA GAACGGAGAAAATTTGGACGCAGGGAGAGAGACAAATGTAAACTTGCACCACCAAGTGTATTATCATTTCTTGGGCACTGATCAATCTAATGATATTTTGTGTTGGAAAGATACAGAAAATCCAAAGCATAGACATATGGCTTCAGTTACTGAAGATGGAAAG TATGTTCTCCTATATACTTTTCGGAACTGTGATACTGTCAACAAATTACATTACTGTGACTTATCTACACTGCCTAATGGAATTGAAGGTTATAAAGGAAGAAGCGACGCGCTTCCTTTTAACAAGCTTGTCGACCATTTTGATGCATCTTACGATTATGTTGCACATAACAACTCCATTTTCACTTTTCTAACTAATAAAAATGCTCCCAAGTACAAATTAGTCAGAGTGGATGTACAAAAGCCTGATTTTTGGTTTGATATTATCGACGAGGATGAAAAGGATGTGCTTCAATCAGCTGTTGCTGTTAATGGAAATCAACTTATTGTGAGTTATTTGCGAGATGTGAAAAATGTGTTGCAGTTAAGAGATTTAGAAACAGGAGTCTTGCTTCATCATTTACCTATTGATATTGGCAGAGTATCAGGAGTTTCAGCTCGTCGCAAAGATAATTCTGTTTTTATTGGATTTATGAACTTCTTGATCCCTGGATTAATATATGAGTGTAACCTCAAGGGTGAAGTTCCTGATCTTAAAGTATTTCGAGAAATCGTTGTCCCTGGCTTTGATCGGACAGAATTCCAAGTTAATCAG GTATTTGTGCCTAGTAAAGATGGTGTCAAGATACCTATGTTCATAGTTTCTAGAAAGAACATTTCTTTGGATGGATCCAACCCTTGTTTATTATTCGGATATGGAGGATTCAATGTTAGTCTTACACCATCTTTTTCTGCTGCTCGAGTTGTGCTCGCAAAGCATTTAGGTGTAGTTTTTTGCATAGCAAATATTCGTGGTGGTGGAGAATATGGAGAAGAATGGTATAAAGCTGGTGCTCTTTCCAGAAAGCAAAATTGCTTTGATGATTTTATTTCTGCTGCTGAATATCTTGTAACTTCTGGTTATACACAACCCCATAAATTATGTATTGAAGGTGGAAGTAATGGTGGCCTTCTTGTTGGAGCCTGCGTCAATCAG AGACCTGATCTATTTGGATGTGCTCTTGCTCATGTTGGTGTTATGGATATGCTTAGATTTCACAAGTTCACTATAG GCCATGCATGGACTTCTGATTTTGGCTGTTCAGATAAGGAGGAAGAGTTTCAATGGCTAATCAA GTATTCACCACTGCATAATGTGAGGAGGCCATGGGAACAATTTGCTATTAAAGCATATCAGTATCCTTCAATCATGTTATTGACAGCAGATCATGATGATCGAGTGGTTCCATTGCACTCGTTGAAACTGTTGGCT ACTATGCAATATGTCCTGTGCACTAGCGTGGCGAAAAGTCCACAGACCAACCCCATCATCGGTAGAATCGAACGCAAGGCTGGTCATGGATGTGGACGTCCAACACAAAAACTT ATTGATGAAGCTGCAGACAGGTATGCATTCATGGCTAAGGAGTTAGGTGCTTCTTGGTTTGAGTAG
- the LOC107781502 gene encoding uncharacterized protein LOC107781502 isoform X1 has protein sequence MGSLPALDEPSWTYPLARRDESVFDNYHGVNIPDPYRWLEDPDSEETKDFVEKQVTLTDSVIKMCETREKLRKKLTKLFDFPKYEIPFRAGDKYFYFHNSGLQPQKVLYVQDNLDGKPEVLLDPNTFSEDGTVALSICAISEDAKYLAYGISSSGSDWVIIKVMRVQDKCDEPDTISWVKFSKVSWTRDSKGFFYSRYPAPKNGENLDAGRETNVNLHHQVYYHFLGTDQSNDILCWKDTENPKHRHMASVTEDGKYVLLYTFRNCDTVNKLHYCDLSTLPNGIEGYKGRSDALPFNKLVDHFDASYDYVAHNNSIFTFLTNKNAPKYKLVRVDVQKPDFWFDIIDEDEKDVLQSAVAVNGNQLIVSYLRDVKNVLQLRDLETGVLLHHLPIDIGRVSGVSARRKDNSVFIGFMNFLIPGLIYECNLKGEVPDLKVFREIVVPGFDRTEFQVNQVFVPSKDGVKIPMFIVSRKNISLDGSNPCLLFGYGGFNVSLTPSFSAARVVLAKHLGVVFCIANIRGGGEYGEEWYKAGALSRKQNCFDDFISAAEYLVTSGYTQPHKLCIEGGSNGGLLVGACVNQRPDLFGCALAHVGVMDMLRFHKFTIGHAWTSDFGCSDKEEEFQWLIKYSPLHNVRRPWEQFAIKAYQYPSIMLLTADHDDRVVPLHSLKLLATMQYVLCTSVAKSPQTNPIIGRIERKAGHGCGRPTQKLIDEAADRYAFMAKELGASWFE, from the exons ATGGGTTCGCTTCCGGCCCTCGACGAGCCAAGCTGGACATACCCTTTAGCTCGCCGAGATGAATCTGTCTTTGATAATTATCATGGTGTCAACATTCCCGATCCTTATAGATG GCTGGAGGATCCAGACTCAGAGGAGACAAAAGATTTCGTTGAAAAGCAGGTGACTTTGACTGACTCAGTGATCAAAATGTGCGAGACAAGAGAAAAGCTAaggaaaaaactcacgaaattgtTCGATTTTCCTAAGTATGAAATTCCTTTTAGGGCAGGTGATAAGTATTTCTACTTTCACAATTCTGGCCTTCAACCTCAAAAAGTCCTTTACGTTCAG GATAATTTGGATGGAAAACCAGAGGTATTGCTTGATCCAAACACATTTAGTGAGGATGGCACAGTTGCATTAAGTATATGTGCAATTAGTGAGGATGCTAAGTATTTGGCATATGGTATCAGTTCAAGTGGTAGTGATTGGGTGATAATTAAAGTTATGAGGGTGCAGGATAAGTGTGACGAGCCTGATACAATTTCTTGG GTTAAGTTCTCAAAAGTCAGCTGGACTCGAGATAGTAAAGGATTTTTCTACAGCCGTTATCCAGCTCCCAA GAACGGAGAAAATTTGGACGCAGGGAGAGAGACAAATGTAAACTTGCACCACCAAGTGTATTATCATTTCTTGGGCACTGATCAATCTAATGATATTTTGTGTTGGAAAGATACAGAAAATCCAAAGCATAGACATATGGCTTCAGTTACTGAAGATGGAAAG TATGTTCTCCTATATACTTTTCGGAACTGTGATACTGTCAACAAATTACATTACTGTGACTTATCTACACTGCCTAATGGAATTGAAGGTTATAAAGGAAGAAGCGACGCGCTTCCTTTTAACAAGCTTGTCGACCATTTTGATGCATCTTACGATTATGTTGCACATAACAACTCCATTTTCACTTTTCTAACTAATAAAAATGCTCCCAAGTACAAATTAGTCAGAGTGGATGTACAAAAGCCTGATTTTTGGTTTGATATTATCGACGAGGATGAAAAGGATGTGCTTCAATCAGCTGTTGCTGTTAATGGAAATCAACTTATTGTGAGTTATTTGCGAGATGTGAAAAATGTGTTGCAGTTAAGAGATTTAGAAACAGGAGTCTTGCTTCATCATTTACCTATTGATATTGGCAGAGTATCAGGAGTTTCAGCTCGTCGCAAAGATAATTCTGTTTTTATTGGATTTATGAACTTCTTGATCCCTGGATTAATATATGAGTGTAACCTCAAGGGTGAAGTTCCTGATCTTAAAGTATTTCGAGAAATCGTTGTCCCTGGCTTTGATCGGACAGAATTCCAAGTTAATCAG GTATTTGTGCCTAGTAAAGATGGTGTCAAGATACCTATGTTCATAGTTTCTAGAAAGAACATTTCTTTGGATGGATCCAACCCTTGTTTATTATTCGGATATGGAGGATTCAATGTTAGTCTTACACCATCTTTTTCTGCTGCTCGAGTTGTGCTCGCAAAGCATTTAGGTGTAGTTTTTTGCATAGCAAATATTCGTGGTGGTGGAGAATATGGAGAAGAATGGTATAAAGCTGGTGCTCTTTCCAGAAAGCAAAATTGCTTTGATGATTTTATTTCTGCTGCTGAATATCTTGTAACTTCTGGTTATACACAACCCCATAAATTATGTATTGAAGGTGGAAGTAATGGTGGCCTTCTTGTTGGAGCCTGCGTCAATCAG AGACCTGATCTATTTGGATGTGCTCTTGCTCATGTTGGTGTTATGGATATGCTTAGATTTCACAAGTTCACTATAG GCCATGCATGGACTTCTGATTTTGGCTGTTCAGATAAGGAGGAAGAGTTTCAATGGCTAATCAA GTATTCACCACTGCATAATGTGAGGAGGCCATGGGAACAATTTGCTATTAAAGCATATCAGTATCCTTCAATCATGTTATTGACAGCAGATCATGATGATCGAGTGGTTCCATTGCACTCGTTGAAACTGTTGGCT ACTATGCAATATGTCCTGTGCACTAGCGTGGCGAAAAGTCCACAGACCAACCCCATCATCGGTAGAATCGAACGCAAGGCTGGTCATGGATGTGGACGTCCAACACAAAAACTT ATTGATGAAGCTGCAGACAGGTATGCATTCATGGCTAAGGAGTTAGGTGCTTCTTGGTTTGAGTAG
- the LOC107781502 gene encoding uncharacterized protein LOC107781502 isoform X3: protein MDNLDGKPEVLLDPNTFSEDGTVALSICAISEDAKYLAYGISSSGSDWVIIKVMRVQDKCDEPDTISWVKFSKVSWTRDSKGFFYSRYPAPKNGENLDAGRETNVNLHHQVYYHFLGTDQSNDILCWKDTENPKHRHMASVTEDGKYVLLYTFRNCDTVNKLHYCDLSTLPNGIEGYKGRSDALPFNKLVDHFDASYDYVAHNNSIFTFLTNKNAPKYKLVRVDVQKPDFWFDIIDEDEKDVLQSAVAVNGNQLIVSYLRDVKNVLQLRDLETGVLLHHLPIDIGRVSGVSARRKDNSVFIGFMNFLIPGLIYECNLKGEVPDLKVFREIVVPGFDRTEFQVNQVFVPSKDGVKIPMFIVSRKNISLDGSNPCLLFGYGGFNVSLTPSFSAARVVLAKHLGVVFCIANIRGGGEYGEEWYKAGALSRKQNCFDDFISAAEYLVTSGYTQPHKLCIEGGSNGGLLVGACVNQRPDLFGCALAHVGVMDMLRFHKFTIGHAWTSDFGCSDKEEEFQWLIKYSPLHNVRRPWEQFAIKAYQYPSIMLLTADHDDRVVPLHSLKLLATMQYVLCTSVAKSPQTNPIIGRIERKAGHGCGRPTQKLIDEAADRYAFMAKELGASWFE, encoded by the exons ATG GATAATTTGGATGGAAAACCAGAGGTATTGCTTGATCCAAACACATTTAGTGAGGATGGCACAGTTGCATTAAGTATATGTGCAATTAGTGAGGATGCTAAGTATTTGGCATATGGTATCAGTTCAAGTGGTAGTGATTGGGTGATAATTAAAGTTATGAGGGTGCAGGATAAGTGTGACGAGCCTGATACAATTTCTTGG GTTAAGTTCTCAAAAGTCAGCTGGACTCGAGATAGTAAAGGATTTTTCTACAGCCGTTATCCAGCTCCCAA GAACGGAGAAAATTTGGACGCAGGGAGAGAGACAAATGTAAACTTGCACCACCAAGTGTATTATCATTTCTTGGGCACTGATCAATCTAATGATATTTTGTGTTGGAAAGATACAGAAAATCCAAAGCATAGACATATGGCTTCAGTTACTGAAGATGGAAAG TATGTTCTCCTATATACTTTTCGGAACTGTGATACTGTCAACAAATTACATTACTGTGACTTATCTACACTGCCTAATGGAATTGAAGGTTATAAAGGAAGAAGCGACGCGCTTCCTTTTAACAAGCTTGTCGACCATTTTGATGCATCTTACGATTATGTTGCACATAACAACTCCATTTTCACTTTTCTAACTAATAAAAATGCTCCCAAGTACAAATTAGTCAGAGTGGATGTACAAAAGCCTGATTTTTGGTTTGATATTATCGACGAGGATGAAAAGGATGTGCTTCAATCAGCTGTTGCTGTTAATGGAAATCAACTTATTGTGAGTTATTTGCGAGATGTGAAAAATGTGTTGCAGTTAAGAGATTTAGAAACAGGAGTCTTGCTTCATCATTTACCTATTGATATTGGCAGAGTATCAGGAGTTTCAGCTCGTCGCAAAGATAATTCTGTTTTTATTGGATTTATGAACTTCTTGATCCCTGGATTAATATATGAGTGTAACCTCAAGGGTGAAGTTCCTGATCTTAAAGTATTTCGAGAAATCGTTGTCCCTGGCTTTGATCGGACAGAATTCCAAGTTAATCAG GTATTTGTGCCTAGTAAAGATGGTGTCAAGATACCTATGTTCATAGTTTCTAGAAAGAACATTTCTTTGGATGGATCCAACCCTTGTTTATTATTCGGATATGGAGGATTCAATGTTAGTCTTACACCATCTTTTTCTGCTGCTCGAGTTGTGCTCGCAAAGCATTTAGGTGTAGTTTTTTGCATAGCAAATATTCGTGGTGGTGGAGAATATGGAGAAGAATGGTATAAAGCTGGTGCTCTTTCCAGAAAGCAAAATTGCTTTGATGATTTTATTTCTGCTGCTGAATATCTTGTAACTTCTGGTTATACACAACCCCATAAATTATGTATTGAAGGTGGAAGTAATGGTGGCCTTCTTGTTGGAGCCTGCGTCAATCAG AGACCTGATCTATTTGGATGTGCTCTTGCTCATGTTGGTGTTATGGATATGCTTAGATTTCACAAGTTCACTATAG GCCATGCATGGACTTCTGATTTTGGCTGTTCAGATAAGGAGGAAGAGTTTCAATGGCTAATCAA GTATTCACCACTGCATAATGTGAGGAGGCCATGGGAACAATTTGCTATTAAAGCATATCAGTATCCTTCAATCATGTTATTGACAGCAGATCATGATGATCGAGTGGTTCCATTGCACTCGTTGAAACTGTTGGCT ACTATGCAATATGTCCTGTGCACTAGCGTGGCGAAAAGTCCACAGACCAACCCCATCATCGGTAGAATCGAACGCAAGGCTGGTCATGGATGTGGACGTCCAACACAAAAACTT ATTGATGAAGCTGCAGACAGGTATGCATTCATGGCTAAGGAGTTAGGTGCTTCTTGGTTTGAGTAG